In a single window of the Planctomycetia bacterium genome:
- a CDS encoding SGNH/GDSL hydrolase family protein: MNMSRIILTCLALGVAGCDTIPAPTGPFSRLIVFGDSLSDTGNILKESGLVPVAPYFEGRFSNGENWVEEFARHYGLEARPSYVGGTNFAQGASSSSFGLTDYSGLPLGPNIRQQIELYRGQPDGTELFVVWSGANDLFDVLNGDCTATPDDIADSLFGAITALYGRGGRQFLVPNMPDLGIVPRYRGRSREAQATQLSLELNTALAARLDVIETFPDIKVYRLDIESLFAETVANPPAGIINVADSAWTGSFLGYLGGGQLVENPDGYIFWDFVHPTRTGHGLIAQAAIALVDSELVAPTANGRPEAFTLTLPPAVDYWLTWFSLVGQPGGSPNECRF; encoded by the coding sequence ATGAACATGTCGCGCATCATATTGACCTGCCTTGCACTTGGCGTCGCGGGGTGCGACACGATTCCCGCGCCGACCGGGCCGTTTTCGCGGCTCATCGTGTTCGGCGACAGTCTGAGCGACACGGGCAACATTCTCAAGGAATCTGGTCTGGTGCCGGTCGCGCCGTACTTCGAGGGTCGCTTTTCGAATGGCGAGAATTGGGTGGAGGAGTTTGCGCGGCACTACGGCCTCGAAGCGCGCCCGAGCTATGTCGGCGGCACGAACTTCGCCCAGGGTGCATCATCCTCCAGCTTTGGACTGACGGACTACAGCGGGCTTCCCCTCGGGCCGAACATCCGGCAGCAAATTGAACTTTATCGCGGACAGCCGGATGGGACGGAGCTCTTTGTCGTCTGGAGCGGGGCCAATGACCTGTTCGACGTGCTCAATGGTGACTGCACGGCGACACCCGACGACATCGCGGACAGTCTGTTCGGGGCCATCACGGCGCTTTACGGGCGCGGCGGGCGACAGTTTCTCGTGCCGAACATGCCGGACCTCGGCATTGTGCCGCGCTACCGCGGGCGGAGCCGGGAGGCACAGGCGACGCAACTGAGCTTGGAGCTAAACACAGCGCTGGCCGCGCGGCTGGACGTGATCGAGACGTTTCCGGATATCAAAGTGTATCGCCTCGACATCGAATCGCTCTTTGCCGAGACGGTGGCCAACCCGCCGGCGGGGATCATCAATGTCGCCGACTCTGCGTGGACGGGATCGTTTCTCGGCTATCTCGGCGGCGGACAGTTGGTTGAGAATCCCGATGGGTACATCTTCTGGGACTTCGTCCATCCGACCCGCACGGGCCACGGACTCATCGCCCAGGCGGCTATCGCGCTGGTCGATTCGGAGCTTGTTGCGCCGACGGCCAACGGACGGCCTGAGGCGTTCACGCTGACACTCCCGCCCGCGGTGGATTACTGGCTGACGTGGTTCTCGCTTGTCGGCCAGCCCGGGGGAAGCCCGAACGAGTGTCGATTCTGA
- a CDS encoding thiolase family protein gives MNRSVIVGAKRSPMGKFLGTLSPLSAPEIGAQVAKTLIAEIGCPINDVDWALIGQVLQAGVGQNPARQVALKAGLPVTITAVTVNQVCGSGLRAAMNADNNIRLDQAKIILTGGMESMSNAPYYVRGTRTGATKFGHVTMEDGMLADGLTCPFEGWGMGNAAEYTARKYNISREDQDAFSLDSHHRAAAAQKSGAFKKSIAPIEVPGKKGSTIFSEDESIRPEVTLADLQKLKPAFEKDGTITAGNSSQLTDGAAMALLASEDEAKKRGWPIRARIIAHTTFGVEPKELFIAPVGAVRQLVEKAGLQVKDIDLFEINEAFAAQMLACMRQLEIGADRVNILGGAIALGHPIGCSGTRILTTLIDGLEARGLKRGIATLCLGGGNAVAMIIERP, from the coding sequence ATGAATCGTTCCGTCATCGTAGGCGCCAAGCGCAGCCCCATGGGCAAGTTTCTCGGCACGCTCAGCCCCCTCTCCGCGCCGGAAATCGGCGCACAGGTCGCCAAGACCCTCATCGCCGAGATTGGATGTCCCATTAATGATGTTGACTGGGCCCTCATCGGCCAAGTCCTCCAGGCCGGCGTCGGCCAGAACCCCGCGCGACAGGTCGCCCTCAAGGCCGGCCTCCCCGTCACCATTACCGCCGTCACCGTGAACCAGGTCTGCGGATCGGGCCTCCGCGCCGCGATGAACGCCGACAACAACATCCGCCTCGACCAGGCAAAGATCATCCTCACCGGCGGCATGGAGAGCATGTCCAACGCGCCTTACTACGTCCGCGGCACGCGCACCGGCGCGACCAAGTTCGGCCATGTCACCATGGAAGACGGCATGTTGGCCGACGGCCTTACCTGCCCGTTCGAGGGCTGGGGCATGGGCAACGCCGCCGAGTACACCGCGCGGAAGTACAACATCTCGCGCGAGGATCAGGACGCCTTCTCATTGGATAGTCATCATCGCGCCGCCGCCGCGCAGAAATCAGGAGCGTTCAAAAAGTCCATTGCCCCGATCGAGGTCCCGGGCAAGAAGGGCTCGACGATCTTTTCCGAGGACGAATCCATCCGCCCCGAAGTGACGCTCGCCGATCTACAAAAACTCAAGCCCGCCTTCGAGAAGGACGGCACCATCACGGCCGGCAATTCATCGCAGCTCACCGACGGCGCGGCCATGGCCCTGCTCGCCTCGGAAGACGAAGCCAAGAAGCGCGGCTGGCCGATTCGCGCCCGGATCATCGCCCACACCACCTTCGGCGTCGAACCGAAGGAACTCTTCATCGCCCCCGTCGGCGCCGTCCGGCAGCTCGTCGAAAAGGCGGGCCTGCAGGTCAAGGACATCGACCTCTTCGAGATCAACGAGGCCTTCGCGGCTCAGATGCTGGCGTGCATGCGGCAGTTAGAGATCGGCGCCGACCGCGTCAACATCCTCGGTGGGGCGATCGCCCTGGGTCATCCGATCGGCTGCAGCGGCACGCGCATCCTGACCACGCTCATCGACGGCCTGGAGGCGCGCGGCCTCAAACGCGGCATCGCCACCCTCTGCCTCGGCGGCGGAAACGCGGTCGCCATGATCATCGAGCGACCGTAA
- a CDS encoding methyltransferase domain-containing protein: MTAVPLDPARTQPILDVRPAASFERSHRAGAVNIPLEELAHRIHELPPRSVAVTIFDEDPTRARWAASRLRARERVVAAVHHGLSWLADGPTESGPSRSRLWQPHDLLIELVELIRRDGLLQLAGDPRPRALDIACGAGRDAVFLAMSGFHVEAWDILPDALALADDLARRSGVSIHMSQRDVEREPAIAENAYDLVCCFNFLHRPLLPHITAAVRPGGLVVYETFVEPQRETFGKPSRASHVLATGELARAFANLEILVSREGLAGPRRYAASLIARKR; encoded by the coding sequence ATGACGGCCGTGCCTCTTGATCCCGCGCGAACGCAACCGATTCTCGACGTGCGGCCGGCCGCGTCATTCGAGCGATCGCATCGCGCCGGCGCGGTGAACATCCCGCTCGAAGAACTCGCCCATCGCATTCACGAGCTTCCGCCGCGCAGCGTCGCCGTCACGATCTTCGACGAAGATCCGACTCGTGCCAGATGGGCCGCGTCTCGTCTGCGCGCCCGCGAGCGCGTCGTCGCCGCCGTGCATCACGGACTCTCGTGGCTGGCAGACGGCCCGACCGAGTCCGGCCCCTCGCGATCCCGACTCTGGCAGCCGCATGACCTGCTGATCGAGCTCGTCGAGCTGATTCGCCGCGATGGGTTGCTGCAACTTGCCGGCGATCCGCGCCCCCGTGCCCTCGACATCGCCTGCGGCGCCGGCCGCGATGCCGTCTTTCTCGCCATGAGCGGGTTTCACGTGGAAGCCTGGGACATCCTGCCCGACGCATTGGCGCTGGCGGACGATCTCGCCCGGCGTAGCGGCGTGAGCATTCACATGTCGCAGCGCGACGTCGAGCGCGAGCCGGCCATCGCCGAAAACGCCTACGACCTCGTCTGCTGCTTCAACTTTTTGCATCGCCCGCTGCTGCCGCACATCACCGCCGCCGTCCGCCCCGGCGGGCTCGTCGTCTATGAGACATTCGTCGAACCGCAGCGCGAGACCTTCGGCAAGCCGTCGCGCGCATCGCACGTCCTCGCCACCGGCGAATTGGCCCGCGCGTTTGCGAACTTGGAGATTCTCGTTTCGCGTGAAGGGCTCGCCGGACCGCGTCGCTACGCCGCCTCGCTGATCGCGCGAAAGCGCTGA
- a CDS encoding N-acetyltransferase family protein — MNIRAAQPTDIPAVSEIYNHYVLNSTCTFATEPEGDDYWRDWLASHTGPYPAIVAVEEGRVVGWGTLSRWNNRCAYRFSAENSVYVRHDCHHRGIGKSLLVELIALARGSGLQSLVAQIADHQAASETLHEAHGFRRVGCLEKIGFKFDRWIDVVIWQHRLEGGA; from the coding sequence ATGAACATCCGCGCCGCTCAACCAACCGATATCCCCGCCGTCAGCGAGATATACAACCACTACGTGCTCAATTCGACCTGCACCTTCGCCACTGAGCCCGAGGGCGACGATTACTGGCGGGACTGGCTGGCCTCGCACACGGGTCCGTATCCGGCCATCGTTGCGGTGGAGGAGGGTCGCGTCGTCGGCTGGGGCACGCTCTCCCGGTGGAACAACCGCTGCGCCTATCGCTTCTCGGCGGAGAACTCAGTCTATGTCCGGCACGACTGCCACCACCGCGGCATCGGCAAGTCGCTGCTTGTCGAGCTGATCGCGCTGGCTCGAGGCAGCGGCCTGCAAAGCCTCGTCGCCCAGATCGCCGATCATCAGGCCGCCAGCGAGACGCTTCACGAAGCGCACGGCTTCCGCAGGGTCGGCTGTCTGGAGAAGATCGGCTTCAAGTTTGACCGCTGGATCGACGTGGTGATCTGGCAACATCGCCTCGAAGGCGGGGCATAG
- a CDS encoding DUF971 domain-containing protein — translation MTEEQLIDLALRQPLASEQFKPVDLNLDRREGLKIKWSDGHESQYPLAYLRKRCPCATCRTERESAQPKPASLSLTILPANIDKATVFSDAKLVGNYAIQITWADGHSTGIFDFRYLRVICPSNKGGSK, via the coding sequence ATGACCGAAGAGCAGTTGATCGATCTGGCCCTGCGGCAGCCGCTGGCGTCGGAACAGTTCAAGCCGGTCGATCTGAATCTGGACCGGCGCGAAGGGCTGAAGATCAAGTGGTCCGACGGCCACGAAAGCCAGTACCCGCTGGCGTATCTCCGGAAGCGGTGCCCCTGCGCGACATGCCGAACGGAGCGGGAAAGCGCCCAGCCGAAACCGGCGTCGCTCTCGCTGACGATCCTCCCTGCGAACATCGACAAGGCAACGGTCTTTTCCGACGCGAAGCTGGTGGGCAACTACGCCATCCAGATCACCTGGGCCGACGGCCACTCGACGGGGATTTTCGATTTCCGCTACCTGCGGGTGATTTGCCCGTCGAACAAGGGGGGAAGCAAATAG
- a CDS encoding nucleotidyl transferase AbiEii/AbiGii toxin family protein — MAKKSRPDFTSDLAELEKIKKLAIVAVFSDDELMERLVLKGGNALDLIHGISTRASIDIDLSMKDAFSDEEREQVEERIGLLIRQTFRENNYEVIDLSMNDRPPEVTAELAEFWGGYSIEFKLVPKKLFEEFAGDVEQLRRRAVQIGQGTRFIIEISKFEFTAGKQTVDLYGYQVYVYSPAMLAAEKLRAICQQMPEYNEIVKRKRSGAARARDFLDIHMIVNRCNVDMTISEHQEIIRNMFDAKRVPLTLLPQIGNHREFHRSDFQAVRDSVNPGVSLEEFDFYFDYVLEIVRRLEPLWHV; from the coding sequence ATGGCGAAGAAATCCAGACCTGACTTTACGAGTGACTTAGCAGAGCTTGAGAAGATCAAAAAGCTCGCCATCGTCGCTGTCTTCTCTGATGACGAGCTTATGGAGCGGCTCGTCTTAAAGGGCGGGAATGCGCTTGATCTGATTCATGGCATCAGCACGCGCGCTTCCATCGATATCGATCTATCGATGAAGGACGCCTTTAGCGATGAAGAGCGGGAACAAGTTGAAGAAAGAATTGGACTCCTGATCCGACAGACCTTTCGCGAGAACAATTATGAGGTAATCGATCTATCCATGAATGACAGACCGCCGGAGGTGACGGCTGAATTGGCGGAATTCTGGGGCGGATACAGTATCGAATTCAAGCTTGTGCCTAAGAAGCTGTTTGAGGAGTTCGCCGGGGATGTTGAGCAACTTCGCCGACGCGCCGTTCAGATTGGCCAAGGCACACGATTCATCATTGAGATCAGCAAATTTGAGTTTACGGCGGGCAAGCAGACCGTCGACCTTTACGGATATCAAGTGTATGTTTATTCACCCGCCATGTTGGCGGCAGAGAAGCTAAGAGCCATTTGCCAGCAAATGCCGGAGTACAATGAAATCGTCAAGCGAAAGCGTTCGGGGGCAGCTCGTGCCCGAGATTTTTTGGATATTCATATGATCGTAAACCGGTGCAATGTCGACATGACGATCTCTGAACACCAGGAAATAATTAGGAACATGTTTGACGCAAAGAGAGTACCGCTGACGCTCTTGCCGCAGATTGGAAACCACCGCGAGTTTCACAGGTCAGACTTTCAGGCGGTACGCGACTCGGTCAATCCGGGCGTTTCGCTGGAGGAGTTTGATTTCTACTTCGACTACGTTCTGGAAATCGTCCGTCGCCTAGAACCCCTTTGGCACGTATAG
- a CDS encoding M28 family peptidase, giving the protein MNLREFRRTSHSPFHAPRSIGRSMVVLALVLASNALAAVAGDRRSADESLFSRQAFLDHVSYLASDELEGRGTGQEGIDKAAEYIADYFEDCGVKPAGDDGTYFQNFSLKLWKKISRGTRLKIGTDGRPASRSAKLHEDYRPFPFSSSAAFDGEVVFVGYGIVNDDHDYNDYEDIDVADKVVLMMRRAPRFAEFGMADMSFRSKSSRANARDAKAILIVNPTFDDDGDKLYSFDESSGAAFGMTPPSYGVPMLHISRAVAERMLKAGGMPDLATIEEKIDNSHEPMSTLLKGVSVKGRVKITAVESPVRNVVGLIPGKGPNKDEYIILGAHYDHLGIRHKGEEGFDPEKDISNGADDNASGTALIMTMADAYSRGRAPNRSILLMLFTGEERGLLGSAHFANKPTIDLTKATAMLNFDMIGRLRKDTLEVGGMRTGDFEEMVRDLADEHGLKVKDGGGGRGPSDHTSFYNKDIPVLFFFTGLHKQYHQPDDDTPLLNIDGAIRIAKFSADIIDAIDSRQVAPQFAKDSRRPRIGRPDDEDEDDDVAVAAAAPGVNPHEAPVSAASAGPGDGVRLGIRPDTSDTEGGILIGEVMDDTPAARTDLRAGDRLTRLDGKQVEGIEGLLEILGSLKFGDKTTAVIERDGKTLRKEIQFGEAVAVAHATEPAPTAHARPAPTAHAHERPAAGMDDALAKMDLDIARARMMLDDKRSELDQYRQRATQTGTGVDELREKVLTLTAIETELAMDMDGKRTVFEQFDKVRPEDMPITPDLQALLQKDKKIQRLEDKAAEAEEKLVEATARHKDDVEDHPDVAAARAVRDFAADRVSEERATKALQYRVRQKDQARRQYKQAQDQLLAIRERLAGAQAELQDKEQKRTAMLRLEQECATLTTAYDALVNQRRQLASVPRIAQLAQVIRDTLVQETDDFEITVKFDANRPDTTLEITLRPRSATGEKLSQMRDDREKEKRAYESALKRLEPSAARAIDAMAQQMANTNRGKTPRKNVRKSAIKKTHEEPAKKAEKKAEKDPHADMPDDVTSTPMPPVRLGIMPSYGETEGEGYEITGVVEGGAAAKAGMKDGDRIYKIGGVKVTDVYTYMDSLRKYKPGDLVPVVVLRDGKKVELKVKAEGQQSKEAA; this is encoded by the coding sequence ATGAACCTTCGTGAATTTCGCCGTACCTCACATTCACCATTCCACGCGCCGCGATCGATCGGGCGGAGCATGGTCGTCCTCGCCCTGGTGCTGGCAAGTAACGCGCTGGCCGCTGTCGCCGGCGACCGGCGATCGGCTGACGAATCGCTCTTCTCCCGGCAGGCCTTTCTCGATCATGTCTCGTACCTCGCCAGCGACGAGCTGGAGGGACGCGGCACGGGGCAGGAGGGGATCGACAAGGCCGCCGAATACATTGCCGACTACTTCGAGGACTGCGGCGTCAAACCGGCGGGCGACGACGGCACCTACTTCCAGAACTTTTCTCTCAAACTGTGGAAAAAGATATCCCGCGGCACGCGGCTGAAGATCGGCACCGACGGCAGACCGGCCAGTCGCTCGGCGAAGCTGCACGAAGACTACCGGCCCTTTCCGTTTTCCTCGTCCGCCGCCTTTGACGGTGAGGTGGTCTTTGTCGGCTACGGCATCGTGAACGACGATCACGACTACAACGACTACGAAGACATCGACGTGGCGGACAAGGTCGTGCTGATGATGCGCCGCGCGCCGCGCTTCGCGGAGTTCGGTATGGCCGACATGTCCTTCCGCTCCAAGTCCAGCCGGGCCAATGCCCGGGACGCGAAGGCGATCCTCATCGTGAACCCGACCTTCGACGATGACGGGGACAAGCTCTATTCGTTCGACGAGTCATCCGGGGCGGCTTTCGGCATGACGCCGCCCTCCTACGGCGTGCCCATGCTTCACATTTCGCGGGCGGTCGCCGAGCGCATGCTCAAGGCCGGGGGCATGCCGGACCTGGCGACGATCGAAGAGAAGATCGACAACTCGCACGAGCCGATGTCGACGCTGCTCAAAGGCGTGAGCGTGAAGGGTCGGGTGAAGATCACCGCGGTGGAGAGCCCGGTGAGGAACGTGGTGGGGCTGATTCCCGGCAAGGGGCCGAACAAGGACGAGTACATCATCCTCGGGGCCCATTACGACCACCTCGGCATTCGCCACAAGGGCGAGGAAGGCTTCGACCCCGAGAAAGACATCAGCAACGGGGCCGACGACAACGCCAGCGGTACGGCGCTGATCATGACCATGGCCGACGCCTACTCTCGCGGGCGTGCGCCGAATCGGTCAATCCTGCTCATGCTGTTCACCGGTGAGGAGCGCGGCCTGCTCGGTTCGGCGCACTTCGCCAACAAGCCGACGATCGATCTGACAAAGGCGACGGCGATGCTGAACTTTGACATGATCGGTCGGCTGCGCAAGGACACCCTGGAGGTCGGCGGCATGAGGACCGGCGACTTTGAGGAGATGGTGCGCGACCTCGCGGATGAACATGGTCTGAAAGTGAAGGACGGCGGCGGCGGCCGGGGGCCGAGCGATCACACCAGCTTTTACAACAAGGACATCCCGGTGCTCTTCTTCTTCACCGGCTTGCACAAGCAGTATCACCAGCCGGACGACGACACGCCGCTCTTGAACATTGACGGGGCGATCCGCATCGCCAAGTTCTCAGCGGACATCATCGACGCGATTGATTCCAGACAGGTCGCGCCGCAGTTCGCCAAGGATTCGCGCAGGCCGCGCATCGGCAGGCCGGACGATGAGGATGAAGACGATGACGTGGCGGTTGCGGCCGCCGCGCCGGGCGTCAATCCGCACGAGGCCCCGGTCAGCGCAGCGAGCGCGGGGCCCGGCGACGGGGTGCGACTGGGGATCAGGCCTGATACGTCCGACACCGAAGGCGGCATCTTGATCGGCGAAGTGATGGACGACACCCCGGCCGCGCGGACGGACCTTCGAGCGGGCGACCGGCTGACGCGACTGGACGGCAAGCAGGTGGAGGGCATTGAGGGGCTTCTGGAGATTCTGGGGAGTCTCAAGTTCGGCGATAAGACGACGGCGGTCATCGAGCGAGACGGGAAGACGCTTCGCAAGGAGATTCAATTCGGCGAGGCGGTTGCCGTCGCACACGCGACCGAGCCAGCGCCAACGGCGCATGCTCGCCCCGCGCCCACTGCGCACGCCCATGAGCGCCCAGCGGCCGGCATGGATGACGCTCTGGCAAAGATGGATCTCGATATTGCCCGGGCAAGGATGATGCTGGACGACAAGCGGTCGGAGCTCGATCAGTATCGCCAAAGGGCAACGCAGACGGGGACAGGGGTGGATGAATTGAGAGAGAAGGTGCTGACCCTCACCGCGATTGAGACGGAACTGGCCATGGACATGGACGGCAAGCGGACAGTCTTCGAGCAGTTTGACAAGGTCAGACCGGAGGACATGCCGATCACGCCGGACCTGCAAGCGCTGTTACAAAAGGACAAAAAGATTCAGCGGCTTGAAGACAAGGCCGCCGAGGCCGAGGAGAAGCTCGTCGAGGCAACGGCGCGTCATAAGGACGACGTCGAGGACCATCCTGACGTGGCCGCCGCCAGGGCCGTGCGCGATTTCGCGGCGGACCGGGTTTCGGAAGAAAGAGCCACAAAGGCGCTTCAGTATCGAGTCAGACAAAAGGACCAGGCGAGGCGCCAATATAAGCAGGCGCAGGATCAACTGCTGGCGATCCGCGAACGATTGGCGGGGGCCCAGGCAGAGCTTCAGGACAAGGAACAAAAACGCACCGCCATGCTGCGGCTTGAGCAGGAATGCGCCACGCTCACGACTGCCTACGACGCGCTCGTAAACCAGCGACGCCAATTGGCGAGCGTGCCGCGCATCGCCCAACTGGCGCAGGTCATTCGCGATACCCTCGTCCAGGAGACGGACGACTTCGAGATCACCGTGAAGTTCGACGCGAATCGGCCGGACACGACGCTGGAAATCACGCTGCGGCCGAGGAGCGCGACAGGAGAGAAGCTCAGCCAGATGCGCGATGATCGCGAGAAAGAAAAGCGGGCGTACGAGTCAGCGTTGAAGAGACTGGAGCCGAGCGCGGCGAGGGCCATTGATGCAATGGCGCAACAAATGGCGAATACTAATCGTGGGAAGACTCCTCGGAAGAACGTCAGAAAATCCGCCATCAAGAAGACGCACGAAGAGCCCGCGAAAAAGGCTGAAAAGAAAGCCGAGAAAGACCCGCATGCCGACATGCCGGATGACGTGACGTCGACGCCGATGCCGCCGGTGCGACTGGGGATCATGCCCTCTTACGGTGAGACCGAGGGCGAGGGCTATGAAATCACCGGCGTCGTCGAGGGCGGCGCCGCGGCCAAGGCGGGCATGAAGGACGGCGACCGCATCTACAAGATCGGCGGCGTCAAGGTGACGGACGTGTACACCTACATGGATTCACTGCGCAAGTACAAGCCCGGGGACCTGGTGCCGGTGGTCGTCCTCCGCGACGGGAAGAAGGTGGAGTTGAAGGTCAAGGCGGAGGGCCAGCAGTCGAAGGAAGCGGCGTAG
- a CDS encoding DUF4258 domain-containing protein — protein MESTLGLIKALIAAGEVVISDHGYDELAADGLTVDEVLRGVSEAQEIEDYPDYQKGRCVLVLQSDHAGGPIHAVWGIRRGTTTPAVLVTAYRPDPDRWQSPTTRRKS, from the coding sequence ATGGAATCCACACTTGGATTGATTAAGGCCTTGATCGCAGCCGGTGAAGTTGTCATCTCGGACCATGGATATGATGAACTCGCGGCCGACGGCCTTACAGTCGACGAGGTGTTAAGGGGCGTATCGGAGGCCCAGGAAATCGAGGATTACCCCGATTACCAGAAAGGCCGATGCGTTCTTGTGCTACAATCTGATCATGCGGGCGGGCCCATTCATGCAGTATGGGGAATCCGCAGGGGTACAACGACTCCGGCTGTTCTTGTGACAGCGTATCGGCCAGATCCGGATCGATGGCAGAGCCCGACGACGCGGAGAAAGTCATGA
- a CDS encoding methyltransferase domain-containing protein, with product MAQPQSTRERIVSDWTAAAGGWRRWEAHNIAYSWPVTHRIVEALNLSPGQTALDVGCGIGDPVIAIAEKIGETGRVIAIDPVAEMVETARARAAGFGLTNIEFHTCPIEELSLADGSLDAASGRWSFIFCEDVVAALRRVRAWLKPGGRFAMATWTPQENSPGFKIINTALNRQVNLPPLDATKPGMAQLSEPGQLEGALSAAGFKDIRVQPVRLSIFARSGAEFWEMMSQMGGSLRKVYDGLKEDQRAAVAEEVIRGVEQFRSADVLRIPALAQVGNAVR from the coding sequence ATGGCACAACCCCAATCCACACGCGAACGCATTGTCTCCGACTGGACCGCCGCCGCCGGCGGATGGCGACGGTGGGAGGCGCACAACATCGCCTACAGCTGGCCGGTCACGCATCGCATCGTCGAGGCGCTGAATCTGTCGCCGGGACAAACGGCGCTCGACGTCGGCTGCGGCATCGGCGACCCGGTGATTGCCATTGCCGAGAAGATAGGCGAGACCGGCCGCGTCATCGCGATTGATCCCGTCGCGGAAATGGTCGAGACCGCCCGCGCCCGGGCGGCGGGCTTCGGACTGACCAATATCGAATTCCACACCTGCCCCATCGAAGAGCTATCGCTCGCCGACGGCTCGCTCGACGCGGCCAGCGGACGATGGTCGTTCATCTTCTGCGAAGACGTCGTCGCGGCGCTGCGGAGAGTGCGCGCCTGGCTCAAGCCCGGCGGGCGGTTCGCCATGGCGACATGGACCCCCCAGGAAAACTCGCCGGGCTTCAAGATCATCAACACGGCGCTGAACCGGCAGGTCAATCTGCCGCCGCTGGACGCGACCAAGCCGGGCATGGCGCAGCTCTCGGAGCCCGGTCAGCTTGAGGGGGCGCTCTCCGCCGCGGGGTTTAAGGACATACGCGTGCAACCGGTGCGGCTCTCGATCTTCGCCAGGAGCGGGGCCGAGTTCTGGGAGATGATGTCCCAGATGGGCGGCAGCCTGCGCAAGGTGTACGACGGTCTTAAAGAAGACCAGCGCGCCGCGGTGGCCGAGGAAGTCATTCGCGGCGTAGAGCAATTCCGCAGCGCGGACGTGCTGCGGATCCCGGCGCTGGCCCAGGTGGGCAACGCAGTTCGATGA
- a CDS encoding DUF433 domain-containing protein yields MAQCDRITVDPAQMGGVPCIRHLRIPVATIVGLIAERRTDAEILADYPDLEPDDIRQALVYAAEAVRERQLPMRVA; encoded by the coding sequence ATGGCTCAATGCGATCGTATTACGGTTGATCCGGCACAAATGGGGGGAGTGCCCTGCATTAGGCACCTTCGAATTCCCGTGGCAACCATCGTCGGCCTGATCGCGGAGCGTCGTACCGATGCGGAGATTCTCGCCGACTATCCAGACCTTGAACCGGATGATATTCGTCAGGCGCTGGTCTATGCCGCCGAGGCGGTTCGCGAAAGACAACTCCCGATGCGCGTAGCCTGA